Genomic window (Ailuropoda melanoleuca isolate Jingjing chromosome 7, ASM200744v2, whole genome shotgun sequence):
TTTGAAGACATAAGACATACAAGAAACACAGAGAACCATAAAATGGAACTTTCTTTTTATCCAACAATATTTCTATATAAGTTTCAGTACATCAAAGTAGCGGGTATTGCCTGGTTATTGGAGGTATGAGACACATGAAAGGTAAATTATTTACTAGAGTTATAAGCAGGTCAGTTCTGGAGTTTATATTACCTCTGAGCTTCATGAActgtaaaagcaaaacaacagcCGGTATGACATCTACCATGTAAAGAAGATAACAAGATCCTCGTTATTAGTTCGCAGTATCAATGCACCAGAACTAGAACAATGTTGAATCCAACCTCGTGATCTTCTCAAAATAACCCTTCAGAAGTCCCTGGGAAATCCCTAGACTCCTTCCCAGTGATCTACCTAGATCTTTGTTTCTATCACAAACATTTTAATGATGAAGATTGACAATGCCAAACATTATCCTTCATTTCTATAGAAAGATGGAAGGTCCTTGGTTTTGTTATCTAAGAAGTGTGTCCTCTGGAATTAACATTATCTTTAGCCCTAACAATGGGGTACTTACACTAGAAAACTCAGCCAGCATGTAGTAATGAAAGATAACATTCTTCTGTTTAACAATTGTTAAAAGACTTTGGTTGATTGTTTTGGGATCCTCTCCTAATGGTCTCTCTATTGCATATTACATCATTAACATTAACCtacaatgcatttttaaaagattttatgtatttatttatttgagagagagaaagtgagcgagagaggagagagagagagagagagagagagagagagagagagaaagcacatgcgcAAGCCGGAGGTGGGggcggacagagggagagggagaagcagattccctgctgagcagagcagggagaccaataccgggctcgatcccaggaccctcggatcctgacctgagccaaaggcacacacttaactgactgagccacccaggcacccctgtaatgcATTTTTTTGAGAACGGCAAAAAGTTGCTAGATCTTGTTACTACAAGTGGTTTTATCGTACTACAAGCATAAAAATGGAGGACCaaggaacaataaaaaatatttacctatgTTAAGAGACATATTATCCACTATGGTCAGATATTCCGAATTCTACATATGCTACAAGGTGAAATTTCAATTAACACTTTACTATGGGCGATAGCATTCACAGCACAAACAATAACTAATGCGATAACTTTGGGTGTCACTCTCTAAAGTTCAGTGTTCTCAGctgtgaaaaagaataaattgccTGCCTCAATGACAACAGAATACGTTCTGTAGATGACTGGTCCCTTCAGGGCGCTGGGCCTAAATAAATTAGTTGAACACTTAATACTATATCCTCCCCGTTCCTCCCGGGAGATTGGTAATAGACAACATACTGAATGTTCTGTGAGTTTTGCTGCAATTAAATGGATTAACTTTCCATAAACAAATGCTTCTCAGATCTGTTTgttcctgtttcctttccctcactgGTACACCCAGGAATCAGTGTTCCTCAGAATACACTGAGGGttatatcttaagaaaaaaaagatgaactttaaTGACATCTGTGAATAAGTTTTGAACCTGATGCCAATATTCCTTCTGACTACAACCAGCACACACCGTAAGACACTCTGGCCGAGCTGGAGGTAGCTGGAGAGATCAAGTACTCACAGGGCACCGATGATGACTGTGTCCTCAGACACTCTGGCCGAGCTGGAGGTAGCTGGAGAGATCAAGTACTCACAGGGCACCGATGATGACTGTGTCCTCAGTGCAAACTCTATGCATCTCGTGATATCACGGGGGATGATGTAAAGCTCTCCAGAGTGTGTGTTTtgagttggttttatttttttaatagatatggTGATGAATCATGTTCCTCAGTTGACTTTCTTTGTGAATGACAACACGTTTTTATCTGACCGTGAACCAAGGCGCGATCTCTGTGTTAGAGAGGCTAACCCACCCGTGCTAACCCTGACAAACCTCCGTGGTGTCTGGTACGGCTATGCTTGGTGGTAACGAAGGGAAGTAAGCTAAAAATCAAATGACTCTCTTGGAAAGGCTCCACTCTGCATAAAGTAAATGAAGATTCAGACTCTGTCGAAAACATCCATCTCAATAATTCTAGGTTAAAAGTCTGGCCTAGCTGCTCACATGATAGGCCCAGGTGCAATGGATAACTCTTTCTTCCACCATGTTAGCCAATTATTATCATTAGCATCTTTTTTCACAAATACACACTTAGGAAGTAAAAAACCTATAATTCAAAATAGGTAAAAACGGAGTACCCTTGGCAGTAAAGAAACCAGAGAGCCCAGCACGAGCTCCCAGAACGTAAACCAGCAACAACGCACTCTGCGGCTGAAGGATGCAAACACAGCACAGGAAATGGTAGCAGGTTTATAATTTGCAGGTGGAGTCACAAATCAAAACAGTCTTTATCGAAGCACAGTGTGGAAAAGATTTTGAGCTTCTGCTCTCTGAGCGTACACAGGGCGGACTGTCCACCAGTAACACCCCAAATCTCTAAGATCAGGGAGAACACAGCTATAAACTGGTCTGTTCCTACATGAGCTGTGATGTTTTGCTGCTTATATCATACTATCCCCAAAATAACTACGGATAGAAAGAGATTGATAATCCATACTTCGCTTAGTGGTGGACGTAAGTCTAGGTCCCAATACTGGTATCCTATGAGGTTTGAAATGAACAAAATTGGTTCCGGTTTCCCAAAATGTGGCCTGGGGACCATCTGTGTTCTAGAATTTCTGGGGAGCCTGTTAAAAGGGCTTCGCCTGGGTCCCACCCAGAGCTGCTGATGAATCAGACTCTCTGGGACAGAGCTGGACTCTCCCCGAGAAATAAACTCCTAGGACACTTTAAGGCCCACTAGCGAATTAAAAGAATATTGTACTGAATTTTGATGTCAATGATTGACATGGAGAGCTTGAAAGCTTCCTAGGAAAGTTTGAAAACCAGGAAAAACTTTCCAAAGAAAGCCTTAGAAGTGTAAGCTcttcggcttctccctctccctctgccccttcccacactcatgctctctcttgctctcgctctctctcaaataaacaaataaaatcttaaaaaaaaaaaaaaggagaagaaaactggTGACCATGGCTAtttgcaaatgtaattttaaaacattaaatacaaacatataaaatTCGGTGTGCTAGGTTTTATAAAAGATCAGCGAATTCATTGACATCCCTGCCTTTGAGGAGTCCAGAGCCCAGAGTGGATGGTACCTGAGGCATCTGTTGTCGGGTGTCCACACCTGTTGCTTCCTCTAGCCCCTTCCTGGCTGCCAGGGCCCGGCTCTCGCTGCCACACCACCTAGATTCCAACCGCAGCCTGGTCCTCTCGATAAGCAATGTATGTGGGACATATGACGGTGAGGAAAGGAGGGGTCTGCGGCCCTAGAAAGTACCACCCTTCAGCAAGAGTGCATCGTCTTTTTCCCTAGAGACGTCTAAGATCAGGAGACCCTTTGCTTGGTCAGAGCCAACTGAAGTCCATCTCGTCTACCAGCAGAAGCTCTGACTGGCCAGTTCCTGAGTGGGTGTCCTCCTGGCCTAGTCATTCTGCTTTTGCAAGAAACACTTGGCGTTTACGGAATTGGACAAGGGCTGTCTTCGCCCATCTCTCTGGTCTGCAATATGGCCTTCATGTCTTTCAGTGAGCGATTCGTGACTGAAAATCCACTGCATGAAAAGTACAGAGGGTGTACGAAGGTCTTATTTTGAGTTCTCCATCTATAAGATCTTGTTTCTGTCATAGGgcaatggtaaatatatatatgtctatatcaTGTAATGTACGTATTACACTTAtaacatgtatataatatatattaaaagaaagaactTGAGGAAAATGATTTTCTGTGACAaaaacagggagagaaggaacaaggATGTTCTCAGCCAATATGACGCTACGGACGTGGTATCTTTCCACAGCCCAATTACAGAAGTTTATATCAGATTATAACACAACTAAACATTAACTTTTGAAAGTAAACCATCTCCCAGAAGTCACGTGTTTCTAAAATACGAAATGGTTAACTTAGAACAGGGTTCTCAAGCTGGGGGCTCAGAACCAGCATCatctggaaacttgttagaaatgcaaagtaTCAGGCCCCTCCCCAAACCTACGGAATCAGAAGTTCCTGGGTGGGCCCCAGCAATCCGTGTTTTAAAAGCCCTGGGTGATCCTTTACCATGTTCCCGCATggtaaagtttgagaaccacaggcTCCGAACTGAAGACAATTCACCTGGGCTTTACCTTGTTGGTTAGAGGGGAGCTGAATGCAGCAGGAGTGCAGGAGGGAGCAATGCACAAGGTGTAGCTTCAAGAGGAGCAGAAAgacccctgcctgctcccccagcttgccTCAGAAGTCTTTGGATTTCTTAAAATCAGACCAACTTCCTTCCATTCAGCACGGTCGCTAAAAAGCCACTATGCCCATTAAAATGCCAACACTCCTCATTTATCCTATTCCTTAGCTGTCACTCGACAGatgtcagaaagaaaggaaagcacaaGGTGGCATATTATCTGATAAGTCAGGTTTAAAGGGGAGCGAGGGAAGGAGAGTGGCAAGCCCCCATCCTAAAGGGATGACAGACAGGTCCAGGTGGGACCCTACCGCGAAGGGACTCTGGAAAGGCATTGATGCTTTCAGCACACAGAACAGGGGATGCTCAAAGAAACACTCTGTCATCATTACTGTCTTCAGCAGCACTTAACTATCAATTAGTTGAGAAGCGGTCTCCCCTGGCTTCTTAGAACAGAACCCCTTCCGAACTGGAAAGGTCACTGTTTGCTACTGATGAGCACTCTTTACCCATTTTATACATATACGTGATACATATTCAAGCTACACGTGGAAGCATATAAATCTGGGACTCCCTCCCATGTCCCTTCATTAAAGCAGCAGCAGTTGTTTCTTGGGACGAAATTGACACACTCAGATCCTGACATTCACAAGCACCAGTTATAGAACTTACAGGCAGACCTGATCTGTCTTCACAATGCTGTCCCGTGTTTTATTTACAGAGCACGCAAATAAGGCATTTCCCCAACACATGCATGGAAAGTGTGATATTAAGGTTTAAAAATGTTGTGGAAGGACTTCATGACTACAGCAGTACTTGAAAGCACGTAATTTTATATTCAACAAACAAACCCAACACGAAAACCTGTTTTCTCCTAGCACCACCACCATCCGATATGCACGGACCCATTTTTATTATACACTCAATATTTCCGAGGCTCTCTGCATGCCATTTAAAAACTCAACTGAGGGTAAAACTCAACCAAGGTCAGTTTTCAAAAATTCTGACAGAAACATGACTTAAAACATAGGATGGAGATGTGGCAATGAAAGTTTCTGTACGAGGTGCCCCAAGAAGAGCACAAGTCACTGATTCCTTGAAGTCCTCCACTACGGGGAGCAAATGTCATATGCAACAGTCCTGTCTTGCCTTGCTCTGCCAGTTGACAGGTGACATTTTAACCTCTAACCAACCATAGCGAGACAATTCAAAATTAAGGCTGACACTTTGTCCTTTAACTAGTTCCAAAGTACTGCAGGGGCTTTACTGCCTGATGTTACACCATATGTGCAAACTCCAGGCACAGCAGGCAGGGGTTAGCAGCACGCCTCTGTACTTTGCCATTCTCCTGCTTCCTGTTGTTTTTGGAGCAACCCTAACTTTAGCTAAACATAACCCTTCTGGGTGAATCATTTTTAGTAAGAGAATCCGCCTTATAGCAGAGTACGCTGTATGTTGACTATATTTCTGAAGCATGGCCACCTATGGAACTCCTAGAACTCGCTGGCTTGGTATTTTGCAGTCTTTATGAAAGCTGcccattttatgaaaaatttcataaaataaatgaccACTTAAGTTTTTATGCATAAAACCCCAaacaattatggaatgaataacgGGAAGAAttcttttggaagtttttttttttttcttttccaactcaTCTACCATTAAGCAATAGTGACAAGTGGCAGATTTTTCAAAACCTTTTCCATAACTCGAgttattttttcattctaaatttaCTCTCAATCTTGAGTAATGGGATGTATTTACTTACTTGTGCCCTCAAGAGGTTCAAATCAGAAAAAGCTCTTTTAGGCTTTatgttcataattattttttgcCAGGTAGGagaaatatatatgagaaaggagagaatatCAACTGCTAGTAATAAACTATATCCTTAGCTCAATGTCAGTGACTCTTGCCAAGCAGAGTTCATGAAAAGCATgtacaaaggggggaaaaggtccttttaaaaatatacataacttCCCCAGTGATCTTTCCCCTTGAGTTTTCTGTAAAATAGAACATTTAGCTCTATATCATTCCAAAAAATCTATACATGGTTTAGAGAGGGAAGCATAAATCTCACGGGTCTCAGATTCACTTCCTGTTGCCTTCCTTCATTATACATTTAAAGATAATCAATAAAAACTGATTTCTCTTTGTAAGCATTTTCCTGTTCCGCCAGAAATAATAGCAGTCCCTACcctaaaatgaaggaaaaatggaaagtaatATGTACcataagaggagaaaaagaaactgccTAAGCATTTTTCCTGAGCCAAATGAAACACAAATAGCAAATCAAgtttattcttaaagaaaaacaaattttaaatactcCTGGCATTAATTCTATTTCTGAAATCTGTGGTAtcaaaaagttttcaaattctgGATTTATATCTCAGCTTTCAACAACCTCTTTGTGTTTTCTAATCTTTTTACTATATttctatatgaatatatatattcacatatacacacacacatatatatatatcatacacatGACTTTAGCTCGATGTGGAACATGAAGCACCAAAGAAAGGACAGCTAAGTCCCCCAAGCTGCCTCCTAGGGCAGAGTGGGATGCAGAACTTCAGGGAAAAACACAGATGAGAACCACATTACATCCAGTAAAGGAATAAAGAACTGTAAGCAACTcttgtcatttgttttaaaacacaaaccATATTCAAAATGTTACTTGAAAGTGTTCTATTAAATAACCCATAATCATCTGTTGGGGTTTCTCCAACATACAGTCTATCTGAGAGctatccattttaatttattttttcttcttctggattcTTCTTCTGGATTCTTCACTAAAGACTGTAAGAAAACCTCACATGGAAGAGGAACAGACCTTTACTTTGTAATGAAGTTACAGATGCATTTTATACGTTTTCCTGGCTTCCTATGCCCCTTCATTCTGTACTATCTACAGGTTGTCATATTTGATCAGGATGGACTATAAATCAGACAAGTTCAGCCCGTCAGTTTGAAGAATGGAGGTGTAAAGCGCAgtggaaaatatataaagtataattaAAACCATATGACCAGAGATATTGAAGTAATACTTGTTGGAGGAAATCCAAGTAAAAATCAAACCTTTTGTGGTGTTAGTGAGACTCTCCAGTCCATTTGGGACAAGCACACagtacttgcttttttttttttcctcacagcaAAAGCATCCAGGAAAGTTAAATCCTAACAAGGTAATTCAGCCTGTAGCTGTGTTTGTAGCAGAATGAAATCCATAGTTGTTCATGTAAAACAGATCTCTCATTTAAAACAGTaatcatttatttagaaatatagttTACGATTGGGCGAAGGTCAATTTTATACCCGCCAAAGAGTATTAAAGTCTTAAAAGAGCAATGTTGACTCAAAAACCTTttctacttttcatctctgaGGACCTGAAGATGCCAGTAAGACACAGATGATCTAATTGCTTACTGTTGAACAAGAAGAAGAGAAGGTTCTAAAATCTAAGCCATTTCCCCTACTACATTATAAACAATCTCGATGTGACCGCCTCATATAGGCTGTACTTAGCAGGCCAATGACATACAGAAATTAAGATCTCTTAAAGTTGTAAAGCAATTctggtaaaaacaacaacaactttgaCTTGGGCAGTCTATCACCAAAGCCACCCCATGTCTATTTCTCCAGAGCATTCCAAGCACCAATTATAAGGATCTCAGCAGATGACCAGAACATAACTTTCGATATTGCTTTGGATTCCAGGAAACGAGTCAAACTGAACAAGTCACTTACCCCCCAGAAACTGAATTCCTCCAGCCACTCTTCCCACCGTCCTGGAGATGAGCTCGGACACGCAACAACCCATGAGGGCGGTGAGAGCCACCAGCAGGAGGAGGCCACAGCCCAGGCCCGTCACGATGGTACAGATCCTCCATTCCACACTGGGGATGCCCTGGAAGGAGGCGTAGCGCCCACATtcctccaccatcaccatcatctgcCGGCTCTCATCATGCACCGGATAGGAGCATCTCCGGAAAGTACCAAAGGACACGGACGTGCCCAGCTGTGATCCCCAGAGCCAGTAAGGCATGAAGAACCCCACACAGGAAGTGGCAGCACAAAGAAAGGAGAGCAAAGCCCAGATCATCCCGGTACAAGTCAGGCTGGATGCCATCTTTCAGCAGGGCGATGGGGCCCCAAAGTAACTGTTCTGGGACTGCAGGAGCGAGGGAAGGAGTGAAACCACCAGG
Coding sequences:
- the LHFPL6 gene encoding LHFPL tetraspan subfamily member 6 protein, whose product is MASSLTCTGMIWALLSFLCAATSCVGFFMPYWLWGSQLGTSVSFGTFRRCSYPVHDESRQMMVMVEECGRYASFQGIPSVEWRICTIVTGLGCGLLLLVALTALMGCCVSELISRTVGRVAGGIQFLGGLLIGAGCALYPLGWDSEEVRQTCGYVSGQFDLGQCEIGWAYYCTGAGAATAMLLCTWLACFSGKKQKQYPY